The following coding sequences lie in one Flavobacterium sediminis genomic window:
- a CDS encoding HlyD family secretion protein: MLNITDNKISQYIDLKKYKSTQIFADNPHYNVIKKIVWGIVIVIILFLFLPWTQNISGNGFVTTLRPNQRPQTIHTVIAGRIEKWYVQEGDFVKKGDTILFISEIKEDYLDPDLVENTGNQVKAKENAVDSYEEKVKALNLQMNAIENEKGLKLKQAQNKLKQSYLKVKSDSMDLQAVITQLKIAETQYNRAVSLNKEGLKPMTYVEEKKVKLQDMEAKIITQENKYLASQNEVLNATMEINRIMAEYTEKRAKASSDKQTALSAQFDTEAQVNKLRNQYTNYKIRNGLYYITAPQDGYVNRALQSGIGETIKDGTPIVSIMPSNFEIAVETYVDPLNFPLINKGEKVRVWFDGWPTIVFSGWPGVSYGTFGGVIVAKENFISENGKYRVLIAPDPNEKPWPKELSIGAGTQTLALLEDVPIWFEIWRTLNGFPPNFYQPNAAKGKTDKK, translated from the coding sequence ATGCTAAATATAACCGACAATAAAATAAGCCAATACATTGATTTAAAAAAATACAAATCAACGCAAATATTTGCCGACAACCCTCATTACAACGTCATCAAAAAAATTGTATGGGGAATTGTTATCGTCATTATTTTATTCTTGTTTTTACCATGGACACAGAATATTTCCGGCAACGGATTTGTTACTACATTGCGTCCTAACCAACGTCCGCAAACCATTCATACTGTTATTGCCGGCCGAATTGAAAAATGGTACGTACAGGAAGGTGATTTTGTTAAGAAAGGCGATACGATCCTCTTTATCTCTGAGATCAAAGAAGATTACCTAGATCCTGATCTAGTGGAGAACACCGGAAATCAGGTAAAGGCAAAAGAAAATGCCGTTGATTCATATGAAGAAAAAGTTAAAGCTTTGAACCTTCAGATGAACGCCATTGAAAACGAAAAAGGTCTGAAACTGAAACAAGCACAAAACAAACTTAAACAATCCTATTTAAAGGTTAAAAGCGACAGTATGGACCTACAAGCTGTCATTACACAGCTTAAAATAGCAGAAACACAATACAACCGTGCTGTAAGCCTGAACAAAGAAGGGTTAAAACCCATGACGTATGTAGAGGAAAAAAAGGTAAAACTTCAAGACATGGAAGCCAAAATTATTACACAGGAAAATAAATATCTGGCAAGCCAAAATGAAGTCTTAAATGCCACCATGGAAATTAACCGTATTATGGCAGAATACACAGAAAAAAGAGCCAAAGCCAGTAGCGACAAACAAACCGCTTTGAGTGCACAATTTGACACAGAAGCTCAAGTGAACAAGTTGCGCAATCAGTACACCAATTACAAAATCCGAAACGGGTTATACTATATTACTGCCCCTCAGGACGGTTATGTAAATCGCGCATTACAATCAGGTATCGGAGAAACCATTAAAGACGGTACACCTATTGTAAGTATCATGCCGTCTAATTTTGAAATCGCCGTAGAAACCTATGTCGACCCGCTGAACTTTCCGCTAATCAACAAAGGAGAAAAAGTACGCGTTTGGTTCGACGGATGGCCAACTATCGTTTTCAGCGGATGGCCCGGAGTTTCTTACGGAACCTTTGGCGGTGTCATTGTTGCCAAAGAGAATTTCATCAGTGAAAACGGCAAATACCGCGTTTTAATTGCTCCTGATCCCAACGAAAAGCCGTGGCCGAAAGAATTGAGCATCGGAGCCGGAACACAAACCTTAGCGCTATTAGAAGACGTTCCTATCTGGTTTGAAATCTGGAGGACACTCAACGGATTTCCGCCTAATTTTTACCAACCTAACGCTGCAAAAGGCAAAACGGATAAAAAATAA